One Syngnathoides biaculeatus isolate LvHL_M chromosome 4, ASM1980259v1, whole genome shotgun sequence DNA window includes the following coding sequences:
- the mtmr3 gene encoding LOW QUALITY PROTEIN: myotubularin-related protein 3 (The sequence of the model RefSeq protein was modified relative to this genomic sequence to represent the inferred CDS: inserted 1 base in 1 codon): MTHVYSLRVYFLLVNCTGFGRSCGIGHLVGVFADFPSFTCELLNGIIWTTHRPLSLEEEGLKSLEGIQANQIFPKKSPVLEEENMQVPFPELHGEFTEYVGRAEDAIIAMSNYRLHIKFKQSVVNVPLQLIESVECRDMFQLHVTCKDCKVVRCQFSTFEQCQEWLKRLNAVVRPPSRLEDLFSFAFHAWCMDVYAGEKEQHGELCRPGEHVTSCFKNEVERMGFDTQNAWRISDINSKFRLCPSYPQQLLVPAWITDKELENVAAFRSWKRFPAVVYRHLSTGAVIARCSQPEVSWWGWRNADDEHLVQSIAKACAVDGSSHKHLSNGTYINGSELPDTDFESSMTNSSEVETLAIQPHKLLILDARSYTAAVANRAKGGGCECPEYYPNCEVVFMGMANIHSIRKSFQSLRFLCTQMPDPANWLSALESTKWLQHLSLLLKAALLVVNAVDRDQRPVLVHCSDGWDRTPQIVALSKLLLDPYYRTIEGFQVLVEMDWLDFGHKFADRCGHGENSEDVNERCPVFLQWLDCVHQLQRQFPCSFEFNEAFLVKLVQHAYSCLFGTFLCNSGKEREDRHVQERTCSVWSLLRPANRTLRNMLYSSHSETVLHPVCHVRNLMVWTAVYLPSSSPTTPSDDSCAPYPLPSCNPDETPLSRCTKTRSFDNLPSACELGSSLAPNRRSSDPSLNEKWQDHRRSLDLNMAVGPDEGGDEDHQVQCNGLGLYPNRVDSELDDSPHPNSHAELAEVPSMHFVTTREEADEAELSVAVGVAESQMENILQEATKEYMATDAQKVRSAGVTHVVNXAAVEEEAVSRIDDDDDDDNDDDQSVSKKAMKEMLANGCHSENGYVDAEAQSDVLAMPAQTVENLEHLKDEEAQIPKHVKEILEKCSEQLAHTHEKFESCADEPKLPATPRTLTNGFTHQSPEETDADEETCSACDPNRGLSESGEQAQKRVSMMESSTETLTEEVCCRLELPAQPPVCQSHQDCNNGKGHPPSLRKDKVLESDDHSFIRTFNGGSKRPSVSAFQYASGDLTRDGLCNSDSSEGEPCGGPHWVKANGERAPLSRQVSLASCNSLILHHRGSCSHQRWCHAQLNRATISPEQPSRSHLDDDGLMLHTDAIQQRLRQIEAGHQMEVETLKKQVQELWSRLENQQRAGSHRVNGNGEDEVTLMTSSEYNVDPNCLSRCSTELFCEASWEQVDKQDTEVTRWYPDHLAAQCYGCESRFWLATRKHHCSVREPVQEVWNCGNVFCASCCDQKIPVPSQQLFEPSRVCKSCYGSLRLGPSPLDKPITASSN; the protein is encoded by the exons ATGACTCATGTTTATTCCCTGCGGGTGTATTTTCTGCTCGTCAATTGCACGGGTTTCGGACGATCCTGCGGCATTGGACATCTCGTCGGTGTTTTCGCTG aTTTTCCATCTTTTACTTGTGAACTTCTGAACGGGATCATCTGGACTACTCATCGTCCGTTGTCATTG gaggaggaggggctGAAGAGCTTGGAGGGTATCCAGGCCAATCAAATTTTCCCAAAGAAATCCCCTGTCCTGGAAGAAGAAAACATGCAG GTGCCCTTTCCTGAGCTGCACGGGGAGTTTACGGAGTATGTGGGGAGGGCAGAGGATGCCATCATTGCAATGTCTAACTACCGCCTGCACATCAAGTTCAAACAGTCTGTCGTCAAC GTGCCTCTGCAGCTTATTGAGAGTGTGGAGTGTCGTGATATGTTCCAGCTGCATGTCACCTGTAAAGACTGTAAAGTTGTCAG GTGTCAGTTCTCCACATTTGAGCAATGTCAGGAATGGCTGAAGCGTCTCAACGCCGTAGTGCGACCCCCCTCTCGCTTGGAGGATCTCTTCTCCTTCGCGTTCCATGCCTGGTGCATGGATGTGTACGCTGGTGAAAAGGAGCAGCATGGAGAGCTTTGCAGACCAG GGGAACATGTGACCTCTTGTTTCAAGAATGAGGTGGAGAGGATGGGCTTTGACACGCAAAATGCTTGGAGGATATCTGACATCAACAGCAAGTTTAG GCTTTGCCCCAGCTATCCCCAGCAGCTTCTCGTACCAGCCTGGATTACTGACAAGGAGCTGGAAAATGTGGCAGCGTTCCGTTCCTGGAAGAGGTTTCCTGCAGTGGTATATAG GCACCTGAGCACAGGGGCTGTGATCGCCCGTTGCAGCCAGCCAGAGGTCAGCTGGTGGGGCTGGAGGAATGCTGATGACGAGCACCTGGTTCAGTCGATTGCCAAGGCCTGTGCAGTGGACGGCAGTTCTCACAAACACCTGTCCAATGGAACTTACATTAATGGCTCCGAACTGCCTGATACTGATTTTG AGTCCTCAATGACCAACAGCTCAGAGGTGGAGACATTAGCCATCCAACCTCACAAGTTACTGATTTTGGATGCAAGGTCTTACACAGCTGCTGTAGCCAACAGAGCAAAGGGGGGAGGCTGTGAATGTCCTG AGTACTATCCTAACTGTGAGGTGGTGTTCATGGGCATGGCGAACATCCACTCCATACGCAAGAGTTTCCAGTCCTTACGTTTCCTCTGCACCCAGATGCCGGATCCAgccaa CTGGCTGTCTGCACTGGAAAGCACCAAGTGGTTGCAGCACCTGTCTCTGCTGCTGAAGGCGGCCCTGCTGGTGGTCAATGCAGTAGACCGGGACCAAAGGCCTGTTTTGGTGCATTGCTCTGACGGCTGGGACCGAACACCTCAGATTGTTGCTCTGTCTAAGCTGCTGCTTGACCCGTATTATCGCACCATAGAG GGCTTCCAAGTGTTGGTTGAGATGGACTGGTTGGATTTCGGGCACAAGTTTGCAGACCGATGTGGCCATGGAGAAAACTCTGAGGATGTGAATGAGCGCTGTCCTGTCTTTCTGCAATGGCTAGACTGTGTTCACCAACTGCAGAGGCAGTTTCCTTGCTCCTTTGAGTTTAACGAGGCCTTCTTG GTGAAGCTAGTGCAACATGCATATTCCTGTCTTTTCGGCACCTTCCTGTGCAATAGCGGCAAAGAGCGGGAAGATCGACATGTTCAAGAGAGGACCTGCTCAGTCTGGTCCCTGCTGAGACCGGCCAACCGCACACTGAGGAACATGCTGTACTCTTCACACTCCGAGACT GTTCTCCATCCAGTGTGTCATGTCCGCAATCTAATGGTGTGGACCGCTGTCTACCTGCCTAGCTCCTCCCCCACAACCCCTTCTGATGATTCCTGTGCTCCATATCCTTTGCCGAGCTGCAACCCCGATGAGACACCTCTGAGCAG atgtacAAAGACTCGTTCATTTGATAATTTGCCCAGTGCTTGTGAGCTGGGAAGCTCACTGGCTCCTAACCGCCGCTCCAGTGACCCGAGCCTCAATGAGAAGTGGCAGGACCACCGGCGTTCTCTGGACCTCAACATGGCGGTTGGGCCAGATGAAGGAGGGGACGAGGATCACCAGGTGCAGTGTAATGGATTGGGCCTTTACCCGAACAGAGTGGACTCTGAGCTGGATGACAGCCCGCATCCCAACTCACACGCAGAGTTGGCAGAGGTACCCTCCATGCACTTTGTGACAACTAGAGAGGAAGCCGATGAGGCGGAACTGTCTGTGGCAGTAGGTGTGGCCGAAAGCCAGATGGAAAACATTCTTCAAGAAGCTACCAAGGAGTACATGGCAACAGATGCTCAGAAAGTTAGAAGTGCTGGTGTCACACACGTCGTTA CAGCTGCTGTGGAGGAGGAAGCGGTATCAagaattgatgatgatgatgatgatgataatgatgatgatcagTCTGTCAGCAAGAAAGcgatgaaagaaatgcttgcaAATGGTTGCCATTCGGAAAATGGTTATGTAGATGCTGAAGCGCAAAGTGATGTTCTTGCTATGCCCGCACAGACAGTAGAAAACTTAGAACATCTGAAAGATGAGGAAGCCCAAATACCCAAGCATGTGAAGGAGATTCTGGAGAAGTGTTCCGAACAGCTGGCACATACTCATGAAAAGTTTGAGTCATGTGCAGACGAGCCAAAGCTGCCTGCAACTCCAAGAACTCTCACAAACGGCTTTACTCACCAATCACCCGAGGAAACTGATGCAGATGAGGAGACTTGCTCTGCTTGTGACCCTAACAGAGGTTTGTCAGAGTCAGGGGAACAGGCACAAAAGAGGGTCTCCATGATGGAAAGCTCCACAGAGACTCTGACAGAGGAGGTGTGCTGCAGGCTTGAACTCCCTGCACAACCTCCTGTCTGTCAGAGCCATCAGGACTGCAACAATGGCAAGGGCCACCCACCTTCCTTGAGGAAGGACAAAGTGCTGGAGAGTGACGATCACAGCTTTATTAGAACTTTCAATGGGGGCAGCAAGCGACCCTCTGTCAGTGCCTTTCAGTATGCAAGTGGTGACCTCACCCGCGACGGACTGTGTAACAGTGATAGTTCCGAAGGAGAACCCTGCGGAGGACCTCACTGGGTCAAAGCAAATGGCGAGCGGGCCCCGCTGAGCCGTCAAGTTTCCCTAGCAAGCTGCAATTCTTTGATTCTCCATCATCGAGGTAGCTGCTCCCATCAACGTTGGTGCCACGCCCAACTGAACCGGGCTACCATCAGCCCTGAGCAGCCGTCGCGCAGCCACCTGGACGACGACGGGCTGATGCTGCACACAGATGCCATCCAGCAAAGGCTGAGGCAGATTGAAGCTGGCCACCAAATGGAGGTggagacactgaagaaacaggtgCAGGAACTGTGGAGTCGCCTGGAAAATCAGCAGCGCGCTGGCTCCCATCGGGTCAATGGAAACGGGGAAGATGAAGTG ACCTTGATGACCAGTTCGGAATACAACGTGGACCCCAACTGTCTGTCACGCTGCAGCACAGAGCTCTTCTGCGAAGCCAGCTGGGAGCAGGTGGACAAGCAGGACACAGAG gtcacccGCTGGTACCCTGATCATCTGGCTGCTCAGTGTTACGGCTGCGAGAGCAGGTTCTGGCTCGCCACCAGGAAGCATCACTGCAG